The DNA region AAGACTTGACCAAACCGGGGTGCAATATCGCACCATGAATAGAAAAGAGTTTCTTTCTGGTTGATATTCAAATCACCAAAAATGATCACATATAAGCTGAACATGATCAATGTTTCAGTATGTCATTTTAATGGAACAAAACGGGGCAGATATAAAAGAAGAGTTTCCTTACTCTCTACCACAtgatactatttatttttgtcttttgtaTGCCTATATTTGTGCTTGTTACATCAATGTGTATTATTATGTActgtaccatttttttttttaatgttgatgGTGTTTATAAACCAGACCCAAATATGGCTTTCTCCTGGTCAGTGAGTGCATGACGGAAGTGGCACCTATGGCCGTAGGGGCAGGAAACACCAGCAAGGACCATCCTGCAAACCTCGGTCTTGTAGCGTGGGTGGCGGAGGACTGGGCGGAGCTCCTCAACGCCATGAGCAAACTGGCAGTGGTTTGCGTAAGGGCATGCACCAGTCTCCTGCCACTTGTTGCATAGCTCTGTCTTGAACATGCCTTGGTTGTACACTTCTAGTTCAAGTGGCTCCTCCTCTTGCTTACCTCCCGGCACGTACACCTTTTGCTGTGTGATTATAAACATGCAGGACAACTTATAGAATCATCTCAACAAATCTAATCAGCATgaggaagaaaattaaaatctcCCTAAAACGCCCTTAACGCTTTGGAAAGGCCAATTCTCTTTTACGGAAAGCTGTATAGTTTGGGACCAATGATGCTCTAGAGTCTAGACTGGGGCCAATGGACCCCTTCCTTGTTCGGGCCCAATATGCACccgaatttaatatttaaaagtagAAATTCTTCACTCTAttgccaaaaaagaaaaaaaaaaattacatatttgaacTTATTAGCAGTATATGAAAGCTAGAAAAAGTCGAGgtgtgattttttcttttttttgttttttttctaatctctgCTATAACAATTATCATACTTTACCTGTTTTTACCAATTTCAGTATCCCCACCCCCTTATATAAAACAAATTACAGAAACTATTCACAAAGAGCACGTTGGCCCTTTCTTTCAGTGCAGGCTTGCAGCTTAATTAACACACAGCCGAGACACCGTGGAATATATTAAAATCGTTATTCTCCCAATGCTCGATGGCGCACAATCACCGAAAAGAACAAGCATGGATAAATACAACATGTCGTCActtatcacacacacacacacatatatatatatatatagacacgcATACACACACCCAAAGGAAGTCTCACAAAACCAACGGAGCAAACAGTGTTAACATGATGTGGTTGAGAGTCGAGACAGATGCGGAGGTAGAGAAGTACACAAGACGCAACGGTTCCGCTTTTTCTGTTGTCGGCAGCTTAGAACTAATAATTTATGTCTCGTTTGGTTTCAGTTAGAGATGtttggttaaaaattaaataaaatattattataatataattttttaatattaattttgtttttaaattttaaaaaattaaattatttattctgttaaaatttaaaaaagttagaaTGCAAAACCAAAAATACAAGAGATCAAGAATTTCAATTTGAGTCGATTGTTTGTTTTGGGGTTGTACTATATTTCTTGCTGGGTATGCAGGTTGATACAGGTTCACTTCAAAGATTCTTTGTGAGAAGAGTCAAGACTGAGAAGTTATCCTAGAATTTCAAATTGGGCTTTTTATCAAGAAAGACTCAAGGTGGCTTGACTTTAGGCCGTAGTGTTCGATGAAGAAAGCATGGCAAGGACAAGGTGATGGAGGCTGATGACTCTTTGCTCCGTTTGTTTCAAACCAtgttttcctttgttttaaATCTCTACCGTCGATGAGTAGAAGTGATCGCATTCTTcatttgaacccaaaaataacAATCTCATgcctaaaaaaataacaatatcatgtCGTCAGTCAGATGATATATGCAATTAGTCTTACCGTCACATTCAGTGGGTTTGTACTGCGAAGCCGAGTCGCGCTCCGAGTCCGACCCGCACCACTGGCATTAGCCTGAGTAGCCACCTTCAAGTAACCATTGGATCTCACTGATATACTTTTCGGCAGCGAGAACCGCTCCACATCAACATTCTGGACCCTTCCGCTCTCGATCACACTCGTCGGGCTGCCCTCCGCCACGTCATCCCAAGCACTCCCCTCGTCCTCGATACTCAAGCCGCGAAGGGCGTCCAGAACCTCAAGAGACGCTGTGTAATCGGTGGAGGATGAGGCGAGATGGTTTTGGGCCGAGGCgtggaagaggaggctgagctgcttGTTGAGCTCGCGGTTCACGGCTTGGAGGTGTGTGTTCTCTAGACGGAGGGCCTCGGCTTCTCTGGTGGCCTCGCGGAGGTGAGTGAGGCAAAGAGAATGGCGGTTCACGATCTCCTGGTGCTCCTTTATGGAGCGGGACTGGTGTAGGTGATTGGAGACGACGCTTGAGTTTGCATCAGAGAAGCCTGAGTCCGACTCGGAAATGGAAGTATTGGTAGGGAAGGCTGGGGAGTAGGGGGAGGTGTATAGGGCGCCGTCTGGATGGAGTTGAGACTTGAATGGGGAGGATATATTGATTGCGGCTGTGGCGGTGGGTCCACAATGGGCGGAGGAGGGGTCCTTCTGCATTTTAAGCTCTTGCAGTATTGCTGCACGGAGAATCAGAGGAAAACGATAGTTCAGTTATTTTACTGTGCTATAATCAACACTATTTTTGTGATTATTCTTTGCTTCCTTGGAAACTTTTCTCTTCCAAGTCTCTGTTTCATTcaataaacatttttttctttctagaaTTTCGCAAGAAAAAGCCGACGATACGTACAGAGATTTCCGATCGATCAACGAGGTTATAACTAATTACGCAGTCAAGATGAAACATAACTATGACTCTTTCAGCAAGAAAGCGATAGATCACAAGCACAAAATGTAGAGGAAAATGGAAAGGAGGAAAGGCAGAGATTGGAAACAATCaatttatctataaatataaaaaatggaaCACTAAGatttaagaaaaaagagagtagaGTAGTTTCGCCTTTGAATTCATGAACCGAAGAACACGAGTATCAAACATAGACAGAAATCGTATTGAAACAAATATAgtagaaaatagagagaaacaaAATGCTCACCCGAAACAAACAGCGAATTAAGGACAGGGAGAACCTCCTCCTTCTCTGTCTCACTCACTCTGGAATGTGAGGGAAGGTAGGGTAGGGGTGGTTTTATATTCCGACTCCAGAGGATttggagagatagagagagagagggtttggTGCGAGGGaagtaaaaagaagaaaatgaaactgAAAACCGTTTTGATTTTGGGGCGTACTACTGCGACAGtgcttaaataaacaatccccggATATTAGtcgccatttttattttttacttccaGATATTTACCCTCGAGAATCCGAGATATACCTCTAAACAAATAAGACTATTATTGATTATTAAACGATTAAAGCATATAAttttggatataaaaaaaaaacttttaattataattattgatataTGTATAGATAActaatataaagatatttataaaatgagttattaaatacttaaaaataattataagcatGAATAATGTTAGGTTTACCATTAGGGGCTTCCGCtggtaatttttattaattttttaattaaggaaataatttttttttaatattgtaaaatccttttaaaaaaatacttaaaattattaaaaatatacatgtaaaaaaatttaaaaaaaatcacacatGAAATTGTACTAATGTGGGCTCTCAGCAATGAGAGTAACACCACCCTATaagtatatctatatatatatatatatatataaccttatATTGTATATACTACGTGCCTGTTGTGCATACTAtgaatattaaaaacaaaattagatCAATGATAATGAAATGAAGGTAAgaccatgggaaaaaaaaaaatcaaatttcaatccttttttttttcagaatttaTTGTTTGGCCtatcaaatataaattatatatgtgtgtatgataatgcatatgcaaaatcacatcttttggaGATCTAATTTGTTATACAACCAAAACTCCCACAATAGCTTATACAAATTTgggacaaaataataataaaatattatcattttattttttctttttttcttttttttaatagagtttGCAATTTTCATGTATTGAGTTAATATATGTAATTAGAACCTAAAGAAATTTCTTTAGCACCCAATACATGTACTTAGAACTTGTAAGAGAGGTGCACgggtttgatcttcaaatatgtaaaatattttttggagagtgaatgagtaaaatatgtagtaaaatatataaagataaaatatgtagaaagagagtgggagaagagagaaagaatgagtaaaatatgttttggagagtgaataATAGATTTTCAAACATGTAAATGTACTGTTCATAGTTATGCAaacatttgaagatgcataatctaatatagatGGATTTAAgctcatattatataaatatgactTTGCATAATATACATAGACCAATATGGATGCTCTAAACTAtcttttttgagttttgctttTATCGATTCATTGTGAGTTAGGACCCATGATCTTTTCGATTTTCTTCACTTAGCAGGAAAAAATGTAGTGTGTGGTTGGGTTTTATGGTTCTCTTTATAAACAAGAATGGTTTTGGTAAAACAAAACCGTCGTTTTGTAAGCTTGTtaattatcatattttcatCATGATCTTCTAATATGATAGCAAACGATTCACAGATTATGCAAAAGGGTCTCAATTAAGTAAGTGATCATTATCCCCACACAAGGGAAGGGGcccattttattaaattatatatcttAAGTTAAAtactccatatatatatgtatatatatatatatatgtatatgtatatactctttttaatttttcaaagattgaagtgaaattaattaagataaagAGGTGACATTGACAAAGCTCCAAGGGAGTGTGTGTGGATGATccggaaggtcccactgcggttAGAGACGCATTAATTGATTATAAGAGTTGCTTGGTTTAGAAGCTTACCGGTGGGTTTGGGGTTTCAATGAAGTTTTCGAAGTCATGCAACCAATACTAAAGACATTTGCATCATTTAGGAATAGAAGTGCCATCAACTCCTTTTTAGCTTGCTTCTTTATCACAACTATAACAACcacctcttaatttttttttattttttatttttggtctgTCCAATTCTATTATCAAATGTTTGGTGAATATTAGCCCCATCATGTTCATATTCTTCCCTCCCTACactaacaccccccccccccccccccaaaaaaaaaaggaataaagaataaataaataaaagtgatgGTTGTTAAGGAGGGCACACATTTATAGCTTAGGTGTAAACTGTTATATAttgtttctctttcattttcattgaaATTGATCATTTATATGTTTATGAGTTATTCTATTATTAGGTCCGTGTGTAAAATACACCATCCATAtcacttaaataataagatttgatttataatattcaaattaaaaaagttatcaTCCAAATTAAGTCATgctatgtaaatattttattcggTGTATTCTACGCACCAACTTGAGAATatgattttttctatatttatattcCTCGTTGATGTAGGTTGCAcgtttcaatttcattttcattgaaATTGGTATTTGGCACTGTTGGCACTCCTTGAATTAAGTTTTGTcatcaaattatataaatataacagTTTTTAGTTAACAATATTGAAGGCCGCTCAGAGACAGAAACGTTAAGCGGGGACTAGTGCCCTCTTCAAAATCTCCTAGTAAAAAAGGAAGTCTTTCCCTAAGAGCATCTTTATTGGATTATctaaatacaaatttaaaatttgcataatatgatataattttacatTTAGTTATTCCACTCAAAACTTATTTTCACATTGGATTATCCatctattagtcaaaataataataaaatattataaatttaataatatattttttaattttgttctattaattgtttttaaaattaagagCTTATACGGAaatacattatttatttttattaaataatatggagAAATAATGCAGGAGGAAGAATGAGAATGGGAAGGGAGAATAAAGGGAGAGAGGGTGTAtagagatattattttttattcatttggtTGTGAAATAGTAACAACCAAATTTGGTTGTAAACCTTAATTTTACTGTagctaaaagtaaaaaattttgaaattagataatttaatatagaGCATTTTTTAAGTTCtattaactaaattttttattagatttgtATTTGTATAATCCAATGAGAATGCTCTTGCACTGCAAGGATTGAATTATTTTACTGCATAAATCACAAAATGGTATAAAATAGACCCAAATACTCGTTGAATAAAACTAAAAGGGTGGGCATAAAGCCCAACGCAAGTTTGTCAAAGAGGAATAAGTTATGCTTAGGCTATTATAGTAAAACGTATGTAAAACAGACAGATACGCattttgtgtgtgtgttgtgTTGTTTTGTCCCCGGGAGAGGGGGGGTGGCGAGCTTGTGGTGTTGGTGAGGGTTTCTAAATTCTAAGCACGCACAAAAACTTCCTAAATCTTGTCATCCTTAATCACACTTACCAATACGATACATTTTAAGTGGTTTCATGCATCAACAACTTAAAATATGTCACATACCAATTACACCTACTATGTAATAATAACATCTAAGATGAAGACTTTCATTTTCCTTCGCATAATAATACCTAAGTAGCTCATAGTTTTCAGGACAGGAAACAGTTTGAATGGAAAACTGAGTTTAGATCTATAGAAACTTATACAATGATTGATCAACTAAAGTTCAGGGAAATGATTTTCCCATACTTTCTTCTCTAAGCCTCATAAACTACTTATATAGATACAAAGCCTCAAAATTTTTACCTCTGCTAGAATTGAAATATATGTACAAGACCAAGACACAAAGCTAATAACTTCGTGTCATGTCAACGGTATCGGAGTCATAGTTCTCCATCCATACAAATCTTTCTTTTACATGCTTCCGAATATCAGCTCTAGCTTTCCGAGAGGGATatcgaattttcttttttcatgccttgaaaaaacaatggaagaagaagaaaactataTTTACCATAGGGAGCATAACCAAAAGATACATACTTCTCATTCCTTACCACAACCTTGAGCTGCAGTTCCACAACTGTAATAAAGTTACAGATGACAGAAAAGTTCACGAAGAATAGATGATGCAGTTTCAGTCACAATTAAGTCCCATTCAAGAGCTTTGATAGAAAAAATTACCaccattttatttacttttcattGTAGATTCTTCTATACTGTTTTATTTGTCACCTAAATCTGAAAGGGTTAATCGCTAGTTGACTTAATCCAAATCAAGCTAAAATCAAAATAAGTTTAATTTAACGATTAGCTTCTCACATATCGTGGAGAGTGTATTGGTTTTggctttaatttaattttgcaatTAATACATTATGGTCTATTAGAGGGTATGGTTGTAACTAGTGTATATAAGGGTGTTAGTGTCAtttgtatatagtatatataagcTCAAAAGATCAATAAAATATCACTAGAATTTCTCTCAATACTGactatatggtatcagagcactgcGTAGTCAGTTAGTAGTGATTGTAtgacaaagttttttttttttcaatgcatTTCTGTGATTAGTGGTGGTTCGTGGCGCTATGTGGAATCTCCGTAGCTGTCTGTAGTGGTGAGCGTTGGTTTTTTGGCCTTCAGCATTGGCAGCAGGGAGTTGAGGAGCCCCTTTTCAACGTGTTTCCGGTGACTTTAGGTGTCAAAGTCACCGGAATCCAATTCGTTGGCGTTTTCTGTGCACGCTAGTGTGTTTTCTGTCGTTATTCGCTGCCAGAGCAGTGGTTTATCGCCAGCGAGGAGCTCGGCTTGTGGTGTTTGGTTACCCGGTCTCAACAGAACCCAGTTCTCAATTGGGTATGCCTCAAACTTGGAATAGGAACTTATTCTTATTCGGAATAAGCCCCGTTTGGTAACCCATATAAGGTAAACCTACTTGCCTTATTCTCGGTTAGGATAGCGTATTCCAGTTTTGAGTTAGCTTTGAAACCGGT from Carya illinoinensis cultivar Pawnee chromosome 6, C.illinoinensisPawnee_v1, whole genome shotgun sequence includes:
- the LOC122313472 gene encoding zinc finger CCCH domain-containing protein 15-like, whose protein sequence is MQKDPSSAHCGPTATAAINISSPFKSQLHPDGALYTSPYSPAFPTNTSISESDSGFSDANSSVVSNHLHQSRSIKEHQEIVNRHSLCLTHLREATREAEALRLENTHLQAVNRELNKQLSLLFHASAQNHLASSSTDYTASLEVLDALRGLSIEDEGSAWDDVAEGSPTSVIESGRVQNVDVERFSLPKSISVRSNGYLKVATQANASGAGRTRSATRLRSTNPLNVTQKVYVPGGKQEEEPLELEVYNQGMFKTELCNKWQETGACPYANHCQFAHGVEELRPVLRHPRYKTEVCRMVLAGVSCPYGHRCHFRHALTDQEKAIFGSGL